The Pantoea sp. At-9b genome includes a window with the following:
- a CDS encoding diguanylate phosphodiesterase produces the protein MLTTIIYRSHLAEEVPVSILPGMVEKASLLNARHQVTGILLFNGTHFFQILEGPEEGVMDIYGRICADRRHHNVVELMRDYSPSRRFGNHGMELFDLRHHDRGSVLQAVLDRGTSKYRLTYDDRGLQFLRTFVEAREKENYFEVLPADYWDFVPDESGSPAPAAGVTFRPVVDPLGREVTALEAIPDEAPDGLTGEALYVNNLATVTGALCRAGRSCPDDIMLYISILPMTLVSVPDAVSRLVSAIESAALVPQQIIVGVSETEVISQLDAFSQSVRQLKQAGISLSIDNFGDGAAGLSLLAHVQPDRVRIGAGIVRNIHRSGPRQAVVHAVLRCCSALEINVIAAGIEQPEEWMWLEAAGVTDFQGALFTAEGAAVAWPETREAI, from the coding sequence ATGCTTACAACAATAATTTACCGGAGTCACCTCGCCGAAGAGGTTCCCGTCAGCATCCTGCCGGGCATGGTGGAGAAGGCGAGCCTGCTGAATGCCCGCCATCAGGTCACGGGCATCCTGCTTTTTAACGGCACCCACTTCTTTCAGATTCTGGAGGGCCCGGAGGAGGGCGTGATGGATATCTACGGTCGTATCTGCGCCGACCGGCGGCACCACAACGTGGTTGAGCTGATGCGCGACTACTCACCGTCGCGTCGCTTCGGCAACCACGGGATGGAGCTGTTCGACCTGCGCCATCACGACAGAGGCAGCGTGCTGCAGGCGGTACTTGACCGCGGCACGTCTAAATACCGCCTGACATATGACGATCGCGGCCTGCAGTTCCTGCGAACCTTCGTGGAAGCCCGTGAGAAAGAAAACTATTTCGAGGTCCTGCCCGCCGATTACTGGGACTTTGTGCCGGATGAGAGCGGCTCACCGGCCCCGGCAGCGGGCGTCACCTTCCGCCCGGTGGTCGATCCGCTGGGGCGCGAAGTGACGGCCCTCGAGGCCATACCCGATGAAGCGCCAGACGGACTTACCGGCGAGGCGCTGTACGTGAACAACCTCGCCACGGTCACCGGGGCCCTGTGCAGGGCCGGAAGATCGTGCCCGGACGACATCATGCTGTACATCAGCATTCTGCCCATGACGCTTGTTTCTGTTCCGGATGCCGTCAGCCGGCTCGTCAGCGCCATCGAAAGCGCCGCGCTGGTGCCGCAGCAGATCATAGTGGGCGTCAGCGAGACGGAGGTCATCTCTCAGCTGGATGCGTTTTCTCAGTCGGTGCGCCAGCTGAAGCAGGCCGGCATCAGCCTGTCCATCGATAACTTCGGTGACGGCGCCGCCGGATTGTCGCTGCTGGCGCACGTTCAGCCGGACCGCGTGCGCATCGGTGCCGGGATCGTGCGCAATATTCACCGCAGCGGCCCCCGTCAGGCGGTGGTACACGCGGTACTGCGCTGCTGTTCAGCGCTGGAGATAAACGTCATCGCGGCAGGTATCGAGCAGCCGGAGGAGTGGATGTGGCTGGAGGCCGCGGGGGTCACTGACTTCCAGGGAGCGTTGTTCACCGCAGAAGGCGCGGCTGTGGCCTGGCCGGAGACCCGTGAGGCTATCTGA